A genome region from Lactobacillus sp. ESL0791 includes the following:
- a CDS encoding NADH-dependent oxidoreductase, which produces MKKLTDNITLRHGAQIKTRIVQSPMLTNSGLDEKATQDTVDYYGARSQSAGMVIVEYTSVSPNGGPSRSWAPDREQLAIYNDDFKPGLTKVATALKKDGNKAILQIVHSGREAAYRDTLGGRVEVPSQMNFPWIDYPLHELTEDEVWQIVKDFGTATKRAIDCGFDGVEIHGANHYLIQQFFSAFSNKRTDYWGGSLEKRMNFALEISKEVFKVVKEAAPKDFIIGYRISPEEIHGDNIGYTWHESQQLLKKLTEDFEFDYINISTNNYKATPKDSNQNYAQLLSKVIQAPTLELISGDIHTVEKMNDALNYVDLVGLGRATLIDPRIAYKILNNQAKDIHLKFDEESVKEGHLTPGLVELLANTPYFDMPGIDYLKSLSNVKLDDVVTHDGTK; this is translated from the coding sequence ATGAAGAAGTTAACAGATAACATCACATTGCGCCATGGCGCACAAATTAAGACAAGAATTGTTCAATCACCAATGCTCACTAACAGCGGCTTAGATGAGAAAGCAACGCAGGACACAGTTGATTATTACGGAGCACGTTCACAGTCAGCCGGAATGGTGATTGTAGAATATACCAGCGTTAGTCCGAACGGCGGGCCATCACGGTCGTGGGCTCCTGATCGTGAGCAATTAGCAATCTACAACGATGATTTTAAACCAGGCTTAACCAAAGTGGCAACTGCATTGAAAAAAGACGGCAACAAAGCCATTTTACAGATAGTACATTCGGGACGTGAAGCAGCATACCGCGACACTCTCGGCGGCAGAGTTGAGGTGCCATCACAAATGAACTTCCCGTGGATTGACTACCCGCTTCACGAACTAACAGAAGATGAAGTTTGGCAAATCGTTAAGGACTTTGGTACTGCTACTAAACGGGCAATTGACTGCGGGTTTGACGGTGTGGAAATTCATGGCGCCAACCACTACCTAATCCAACAATTTTTCTCTGCCTTTTCCAATAAGCGGACCGATTACTGGGGTGGCAGCTTGGAAAAACGGATGAACTTTGCCTTGGAAATCTCTAAAGAAGTTTTCAAAGTCGTTAAAGAGGCCGCACCTAAAGACTTCATCATCGGTTACCGGATTAGCCCAGAAGAAATTCACGGTGACAATATCGGTTATACTTGGCACGAATCACAGCAATTGCTCAAGAAGTTAACGGAAGACTTTGAATTTGACTACATTAACATTTCAACCAACAATTACAAGGCTACACCAAAGGATTCTAACCAAAATTATGCCCAGTTGTTAAGCAAAGTAATCCAAGCACCAACATTAGAGTTGATTTCCGGTGACATTCATACCGTCGAAAAGATGAATGATGCACTTAATTACGTTGACCTTGTTGGCTTAGGCCGGGCCACCCTGATTGATCCCCGGATCGCCTACAAAATTTTAAACAATCAGGCCAAAGATATTCACCTTAAATTTGATGAAGAATCCGTCAAGGAAGGACACCTAACACCAGGACTGGTTGAATTACTGGCAAACACACCGTATTTTGATATGCCAGGAATTGATTACCTCAAGTCTTTATCAAACGTTAAATTAGACGACGTTGTTACCCACGATGGTACAAAATAA